A single Candidatus Neomarinimicrobiota bacterium DNA region contains:
- a CDS encoding alpha-amylase family glycosyl hydrolase — QLILLDLDRDGIYEVTTYLNPKKHEYKLIVDGKWINDPANPDSVSNNMGGFNSVLDLRETDAVPTGFFIRTGHSGRQFTFRFQRPPGAAAVNPRSITVLVNNYKLPAHQWKFKSGAEELMLAFHIKTKGFVRILAQDEAGRVCRETQFLLEHGQTITASTPLDSWYTQVVYFPITDRFYDGNPFNNWASPDPALEPLANYCGGDLEGITQKIEQGYFDSLGVSTLWLSPLNRGPDSAYEEYPPPHRKYTGYHGYWPVHPTQVEHRIGGRGAARELVTTAHDYHLRAILDFVANHTHEKHPYFQDHRDWYGHLELPDGRRNIRLWDEQRLTTWFDTFLPSFDYLHSREALETMTDNALWWIETFELDGFRHDAVKHLPGQFWITLTRKLHERFPDRHLYQLGETYGSDALIKSYVNSAQLDGQFNFDLYFNTREAFALGTGSMTDIAWTLKRNLAVYDPLNLMGTLVSSHDQVRFISLADRKVSFTENAQEAAWTHPPSPAGSPAHERLRLYCTFVLTVPGVPVIYYGDEIGMAGAGDPDNRRPMKWTGWIDDEQATFNAVSKLLHLRRQHPALAVGDLVVEAATEHLLAYRRIGFEEEFLVVLNKGEKDQSFRLPGEELEWTAVYGGKGRFKGGGEVTVPIRSGVIWRRVETTMDER; from the coding sequence CCAACTGATCCTGCTCGACCTGGACCGCGATGGAATATATGAAGTCACTACCTACCTGAATCCCAAAAAGCACGAGTACAAGCTGATCGTAGATGGTAAATGGATCAACGATCCGGCCAATCCCGATAGTGTCTCGAATAATATGGGAGGGTTCAATTCGGTTCTCGACCTGCGGGAGACCGACGCCGTTCCTACCGGCTTTTTTATCCGCACCGGCCACAGCGGCCGCCAATTTACTTTCCGTTTTCAGCGGCCACCAGGTGCCGCGGCCGTGAATCCCCGCTCCATCACCGTGCTGGTGAATAATTACAAGCTGCCCGCTCACCAGTGGAAATTCAAATCGGGCGCAGAGGAACTTATGCTCGCTTTTCACATCAAGACTAAGGGGTTCGTGCGCATCCTGGCCCAGGACGAGGCGGGCCGCGTCTGCCGGGAAACCCAGTTCCTCCTGGAGCACGGCCAGACGATCACTGCTTCCACACCATTGGACTCGTGGTACACCCAGGTTGTGTACTTCCCCATAACCGATCGCTTCTATGACGGAAATCCCTTCAATAACTGGGCTTCTCCCGATCCCGCGCTGGAACCACTGGCCAATTATTGCGGTGGTGACCTGGAGGGCATCACCCAGAAAATTGAACAGGGCTACTTCGACAGCCTGGGCGTCTCCACCCTCTGGCTCTCGCCCCTCAATCGGGGCCCAGATTCCGCTTATGAGGAGTATCCACCGCCCCACCGTAAGTACACCGGTTATCACGGCTACTGGCCGGTGCACCCGACTCAGGTGGAACACCGCATTGGCGGCCGGGGGGCGGCCAGGGAACTCGTCACCACCGCCCATGACTATCACCTGAGGGCTATCCTGGACTTTGTAGCCAACCACACCCACGAAAAACACCCCTACTTCCAGGATCACCGCGACTGGTACGGTCACCTGGAACTTCCCGATGGCCGCCGCAACATCCGCCTGTGGGACGAGCAACGCCTGACTACCTGGTTCGATACCTTCCTCCCTTCGTTCGACTACCTCCACAGCCGGGAAGCCCTGGAAACCATGACCGACAACGCCCTGTGGTGGATCGAGACCTTCGAACTGGACGGCTTCCGCCACGATGCCGTCAAGCACCTCCCCGGGCAGTTCTGGATCACCCTCACCCGCAAGCTGCACGAGCGCTTCCCCGACAGGCACCTCTACCAGCTGGGCGAAACCTATGGCTCAGACGCTCTCATCAAGAGCTACGTCAACAGTGCGCAGCTGGACGGCCAGTTCAACTTCGACCTCTACTTCAACACCCGCGAAGCCTTCGCCCTGGGCACCGGATCCATGACCGACATCGCCTGGACCCTTAAGCGGAACCTGGCCGTATACGATCCGCTGAACCTCATGGGAACCCTGGTGAGCAGCCACGACCAGGTGCGCTTCATCTCCCTGGCCGACCGGAAGGTATCCTTCACTGAAAACGCCCAGGAAGCCGCCTGGACCCATCCTCCTTCACCGGCCGGCAGCCCCGCCCACGAGCGCCTGCGCCTGTACTGCACCTTCGTGCTGACAGTTCCCGGCGTGCCGGTGATCTATTACGGCGACGAGATCGGCATGGCCGGCGCCGGCGACCCCGACAACCGCCGCCCCATGAAATGGACCGGGTGGATCGATGATGAACAAGCCACCTTCAACGCCGTTTCCAAACTCCTCCATCTCCGCCGGCAGCACCCCGCCCTGGCCGTCGGCGACCTGGTAGTGGAAGCCGCCACCGAGCACCTGCTGGCCTACCGCCGCATCGGCTTCGAAGAG